The nucleotide sequence ACGGGGCAGTTTGTTCACCCAACGGCGGGTACCCGGGCCATTAACCGGTCCAAGACGCTAAACAGCATCGACGCCAACACCAGCCAGACCGAATACGCCGATCTGGGGGGTAGCGGCTTTCTGATGTGGCTGCGGGTGAATGCAGATAATACGGTTACCATTATCCCCAGGGGCAGCACGCCAACTACGGTGCAGACAGGTACGAATTCGTATAATCCGGCTACCCGGACCTTTACGCTGAGTTATCAGTATGCCGGTGCCGGTGGGAACCGGGTAATTACCGAAACCATTCGACGCGTTAACTAACTGGCGTTACGTTCATTAACAGAAAAGGCAGCTCAAACGAGCTGCCTTTTCTATTTAAACTTTTCCTGCGATTAGCGGGCAATATCTGCCACCAGTTCGGGCTTAGCCTTGCCCGTCAGCTCGGCCAGTAGCTCGTCGACATTGACAGTAGCAAAACTGCTGGCGTAATCCGACATGGCGTACGGGATAATCAACTCGCGGCCGTTAATAAGTCCTCCGCAGCTATAGACGACATTGGGTACGTAGCCTTCGCGCTCATTTTCATCCGGGCTCAGAATCGGCTCGGTGGTTCGGCCAATGACCTTGCTGGGATCATTCAGGTCGAGCAGAAATGCGCCAATGGCGTATTTACGCATGGGGCCGACGCCGTGGCTCAGTACCAGCCAGCCTGCTTCCGTCTCAATTGGCGAGCCGCAGTTACCGAGTTGCACGTACTCCCAATGGTAGGTTGGCTTCATGATCAGTTCTTTCGTCTGCCAGAAATACAGGTCATCCGAATACATCAGGTAGATATTCTCGCCGTCCTGTCTCGAAATCATGGCGTATTTGCCATTAATCTTCCGCGGGAACAGGGCCATTCCCTTGTTCGCAACCTCGGCTCCGTTAAGCGTGCTGACGCTAAAGTGCGAAAAATCTTTGGTAGCCAGCAGCTGCGGAAACGTAACACGACCGTTATAGGCCGTATAGGTAGCGTAGTAGGTTACTTCGTCGTTATCCTCAGTGAACTGCACGAACCGGGCATCTTCAATACCGTTGGTTTCGTTAGGCGAGGTAGGAAAAATGCAGCGTTCATCGAGGCTCTGATCGTCATCAAAATCAATCTCGTAGTTCGACCGGGCCAGCGCCAGCAGTCCGCTGGCAATGGTCTCATACTCCGCATTGTAACGATACTGCGCCGATATACGCTTTATCTGTGCTTCCAGCTCGGGCAGACTAAACTCCTCGCCCAGGCCGATCATCATTTTTTCCTGAATGCTGTTTTCGAGTCGCAGTTCATAGAGCTTACGCTCAAACTGAGTCCGGTTGAAGCGGTGGTTTGGTACAATTTCGGGCGATGTTACGTAGCGCGACGGTTTCCGCAACACGATCTTGCCTTCTTCGTCGATATAGCCCATTCGGAACGAGATAGACGATACGTGCCCCTCTCCCGTTGCCCGCAGGCTGAGAATGAATCGCTTGTAGCCCGGCGGCACGTTGGTCTGATCGGGATGCCAGATCATCGACGGGTTGAACAGAGCCGCTGATTCGAGCGAATACTCCATCGTAAAATAAGCTCCGAGCAGCAGTTTACGTTCGAGGCTCAGCGGTTCGTCGGTCAGCAGCTGGGGTCGTATCTGCTCGAACCGCTGGAGGAGAAACCGCTCCAGTTTATAATGACGACCGCCAAATTCCCGGATAACTTCGTTGAGTTTAACTTCTACCTCGGCATCCGACATAGCATTGACGCGGGCAATAATTTTCAGCGTCCGGGTGCTGCCCAGCTCAAACGGGCGGAATAAAACGCGGGTGGGATCGGGCCGTAACACAATTCCGGTGCGGGTGGCTTTTACACTCATAGGTAATACGATACGGTGTTGTTACTCTACTAAACGAAAAGGGTTAACAAATTCCGTTCCACAAGCGATTCACAGTTGCCCCTTCTTCATTTCGACATAAGGTTAAACGAAGAAGACGCCGAAAACAAGATAGCTCATCGGTAAATTGGAGCAGTTTGTTTTTGGCGTCTTCCCGGTAAATGTCTGACTACTCAGTTAGCCGTTAACGAGTGATGAAATCGCTACCTGCACCGATTTCTTTTCTGTATGCTGTTTCTGAACGTTGTATAGCTCAGCCAGGGCCAGCAAATACGAAAGCGTTGATTCGGCACCCTGGTTCTGGTTTACCCGGTCTATATGCAGGCCATCGCGGCAACCGCCTGTCTGCTGGTCATAGATCGGCAGGCCCAGGTCATTCAGGCCCAGGAACCACTTGAATACCCGGATGGCGGTACGGTGCCATTCTTCATCGCCCGTTACAACATAAGCCGCCAGCGTGGCCGCAACGGTGCTCTGGGCTTCCAGCGGCTGCTGATCAAAATAGGCCCGGGTCTGCCCTTTGGTATAGAACCCATTTGATCCGATAGGCTGGAAATGACCCCGTTCGGATGTCTGTAGGTCCACCAGCCACCGCAGCGACTGAAGGCCAATCTTCACCAGGCGCTCATCACCGGAGCGAATCAGCACATGGGCCAGCACAGCGTTGTCGTAGGTGAGCTTATCCTCAAACCACGGCCAGTCTTCCGTTGCCGTTTCGGTATACCGGAACATGAGTTTATCGAGCAGTTGCCGCTGGATGGTTTTAGCCAGACGGTCGTCGTTAAACTTCTTCTGATACTCATAGATACCCAGCAGCGCAAATGCCCAGGCCCGGGGCGAGGTCATCTCGACAATTGTGGGCAGGACTTTCTCAAGCATACTCATCGCCCAGGTTACCGTGTTGCGGTCGGTAGCCCGGCCAATGCAGACGCCCAGCGCCCAGATGGTCCGCCCGGTGCTATCGTCGGATCCGACTTCCTCAAGCCAGCGCCGATCATAACTCATAAAGTTGCGGAACCGATGGTGATCTGGCGAGTAGGCATGGTTCAGAAACGCACAGTAGTTGTCGGCAGCCTGCGCCAGCTTCCGTTCGCCCAGTCCGGTTTCCTGCAGCATGACGGCCAGAATGAGCGCCCGTGCATTGTCATCGGTGCAGTACCCTTCTTCATAGAACGGCAGGTGATAGCGGGCATGCTGCACGATTCCCGTCGAATCGGTCAGCCGGTAGAGATGATCCAGCCGCAGCGCCGGTAGTTTGAATGCTGCCCGACCGTTACCGCCCATATCGTAGGGGGTCTGGTTGTTGATGGTAGTCATCCGTTCCCGGCGAGCCTTGGCAAACGAGTCGGCATAGTGCTGAATAACCCGCTCCCAGATCATATCGCGTCCCATCATATAGCCCCGCTTGCGCATGGCGTGACGCATTGGCTCGTCGGTAAGCAGATTGATGACCTGCTCGGCAATGGCATCGGAATCGTTAAAGGGCACCAGCACGCCCCGTTCATCGGCCAGTAGTTCTTCAGCGTGCCAGTAAGGTGTTGAAACAACGGCTTTCCCCACGCCAAACGAGTAAGCCAGCGTTCCGGAAGTGATCTGGGCTTCGTTTAGATAAGGCGTAATATAGATATCGGCCGCCCCTAGGTATTCGCGCAGGTCGTCGAGTTCAACAAACTGATTATAGAACCGGACATGATCGCGAACGCCACAATCGGCGGCCAGCTTTTTCAGACTATCGCGATAGGCCTCGCCCTCGTGCCGAACCAGATGCGGATGCGTAGCACCCAGGACCATATACACTACATTCGGGCACTTCTCTCTAATACGCGGCAAGGCACGGATTACATTCTCGATGCCTTTATTGGGGGAGAGCAGACCAAACGTCAGCAACGTCTGCTTGCCTTCCATACCGAACCGGTCCTTATAAAAGTGCGGGTCCACAAACGGCATGTCCGGAATACCGTGTGGAATGATATCAATTTTCTCTTCGGGAACCTCGTAAATGTTAATCAGGAAATCGCGCCCTTTTTCAGACATGCAGATCACCCGTGAGGAAAGATCGGCAATGCTTTTCAGAACCAGCAACTGCTCTTCGCTGGGCGTTTTCAGAATCGTGTGGAACGTTGTCACAACGGGCATGGTCAGGTTCCGCAGCAGCGTCAGAATGTAGCTGCCGGCGGGACCGCCAAAGATACCGTACTCATGCTGGAGGCATACGACCTCCGTATCTTTCGAGTTCAGAAATTCGGCGGCTTTCCGATACGCTTCCTGATCGTGCTGGTAAAAATCGTACCGAACTTCATTGGGGTAATTATACCCGTCGGGCGTATCGTTGACCGATACAACCATGGCTCTCGAATCAGGAATGAACGAATCGTATGACTTGTAGAGGTCAGAGGTAAACGTAGCAATACCGCATTGGCGCGGAAGGTAATCGCCAATAAAAGCCACATTTTTCGGGTTGCGGTTCCATACCGTCGAGTCGTTCATATACGTTGTCATAGGCTTTACATGTATTTCTGAGGAACAGGGGCCGGATTGGTTTTACACATTCCGGTTGCCCGCCCTGTAATAAGCAACTAAAGCTCTATTTTGTTTGGCTAAACGAAATATTTAATAACCTTGTTAGCCAATACGTAACATTCAACGAATATTATACATATAAAATAGTATTTTTACCACAATTTGTATGGCTATATAGACTAAGCGAAGCAATGCTTTTAAATGAATAAATCTCTCCTTTAATGAGAAAGTGAGGTAAATAATGTATTAACGTTTTCTCAGCCGTTTAACAGTTTGCTGTAGTTTGTGGTTTTGCCGCCGAAGCTGATCGACTTCGTGCTTAAGCTGAATAACATACAGCATCGTTTCTTCTACTTTTTCGAGCAGTTTGGCGTCCATTTTGCCCACATCCACACCATCTTTCATTACTTCAGCGGCTGAGGGTACGCCCGGCAGGTGCCGGTTCGTTCTAATAAACTGCTCAACCTCGGCTAACGGCCGTAGTCTATACGTTGGGGCAAACACGAAGTCGCTCCAATCGCTGCTGTTCCGTACCGCTACTTTCACGCGCTCCGTCAGAATGCCATCTTCCACAAAGAGTTTGTAGCCTGTTGGAATTTTGCCAACATGGTTGCCGATGATGACTTTTCCACCGGCTGTATTCTGCAGATGCTGTCCGTTTAATTGCCATAGCGACTCCCCGGCTGCATTAGCAGCATCCGGTAGTCGGGCTCCGTTTACGTAGTTGGCCAGAACAACGTTGCCGCTGCCGTCGACCGTCAGGAACTTGCTGGCATTCATAACGCCACTATTGGCAGAAGTCAGGTTAGTGAATCGAAGCCCGGAGATACCGCCTGTACCGCTGGCTACTTCGAGCCGGGTAGCGGGGGCCGTGGTACCGATACCCACGTTAACATTATTACCCAGCACCAGTGCGTTAGAAGTCGTTACACGGGCGTTGGCGCCAATAGCCGTCGCATTCGTCAGACCAGCCGCTCCTGCATCAGCCCGGAAACCCAGATATGTGTTGGTATTACCACCGCTGTTGGTTCGGCCGCTTTCAAATCCAATCGCTACATTATTACTGCCATTAACCCCCACGCCATTGCCCGCATTGGTGCCCAGATATACATTGAAGCCGCCCGTGGTGTTCTGCCCCCCGGCATTATCGCCCACAAAGAAGTTGGCCGAACCGCTCTGGTTGGCCGAACCAGCGTTTACCCCAATCATCAGGTTTGAGGAGCCGGTGGTGTTGCTTAGCCCTGCCTGCACGCCGATGAACGTGTTGAAACCACCATCCGTATTGTTCAGGCCGGCGTTATAGCCAATCAGGGTGTTGGCGCCACTGCGTGACTTGAAGCCTGCCCGACTCCCAATGAATGTATTCTGCGCTCCGCTTACATTATCGTGACCCGCCGAGTTGCCAATGAATGTATTATGACTGCCCGTGTTGCCGCTGACACCGACATCGTTTCCCATAAAGGTGTTGTTGCTGCCCGTCGTGTTTTCGTAACCGGCCTGATACCCCACAAACGCATTGCCGGAGCCACTGGTGTTGTTGTAGCCAGCATAGGTTCCCAGAAACGTACTGGCGCTGGCGTTATTGATCAGTCCGGCCGCGTAGCCAACCAGTACCGAGCCGCCCCCATCTGTATTGAACTGCCCGGCAAAAGCACCCAGCATCGTATTCGATCCGCCCGTTGCGTTCGATACGCCTGCCGAGGCTCCCAGAAAGACATTGAATTCACCGTCGGTATTCTGCCGACCGGCCTGCGCGCCAACAAAGGTGTTGTTACTGCTGTACTGATTGGTTACGCCCGAACTAGCACCCAGAAAGACATTATTGATCCCTTCCGTGTTGTTCAGGCCCGCCTGATAACCCAGGAATGCGTTATCATTTCCCGTTAAGTTCTGATTACCAGCCTGATAGCCTACAAACGTATTCCGATTGGCATTCATGGCCGGATTACCGGCCAGAGGCCCTATTAACGTATTGAACGTTCCGGGCGTAGTGGCGTTTGCCGTACGAACCACGTAGTTTGTTTGTGCTGCTGCGGCCAGGGGCATTAGCAACAGGCAGAGATACCATTTTTTCATAGCGTAAGAAAAGGCAGACAGCCAGAAGCACCCGGCTCTCTGAGGGTAAACGGTTTGGGTCAGCTAGCTTGGTAGTTCAAATATCCCTAAAAAAAAGCAGACTGGTTGTCCAGTCTGCTTTAACGGTAACCCAATATAGCGTAACGGATATGAACAAATTGTTACATATGTATATTCAGTAGTAAATATGACCACTGAAACTATCTCCGAATGGATTTTAACGTCGGCTGATTTTAGCCTTTTTCTTCACAGCCGCCAGTTCCCGCTTGAGTTGCTTGATTTCCTGGGTATGCTGCTCCTTCATCTGGAGCATGTAAAGCGTTAGCTCTTCAATTTTTTCGAGCAGCTTGGCGTCCATCCTGCCCACGTCCACACCTTCCTTAACGACTTCGTCGGCCGAAGGAACCCCCGGCAGGTGGTGGTGCTCTTTAATGAACTTGCCTACTTCGCTGAGTGGCCGCAGGTTGTAGGTCGGAGCGAACACCTTATCCGACCAGTCGTTGGCGTTTTTAATGGCAACCTTTACTTTTTCGGTCAGAATTCCTCCTTCTACAAAGAGTTTATAGTCAGCCGGAGTTTTCCGAATGCCGCTGCCAATGATGATTGCTTCACCACCCTTGCTTTGCAAATACTGCCCATTACGTGTCCAGAGCAGATCAATCGTTTCGGCATCGGCCACCTGACGGGCACCGTTGGCGAAGTTAGCCAGAATCACATCGCCATTTGCGTTTACCGTTAAGAATTTAGTGGCATTACTGCTGGGTGTACTCGCCGAGGTCAGCGGCAGACGCAGCCCCGCCGTATTGGCTAATCCACCCACAATTTGCAGTTTATTGGCGGGAGCCGTGGTACCGATACCCACGTTGGCGTTATCGCCCAGCACCAGGCTGTTGCTGGCCGTTACGCGCGCGTTGGCTCCAAACGCACTCGCATTGGTCAGGCCCGATGCCCCGGCGTCGGCCCGGAAACCCAGATACGTGTTGGTACTACCGGCACTATTGCCCCGGCCAGCTTCAAAACCAATGGCCACGTTATTGGAGCCGTTAACGCCTGTTCCGTTGCCAGAGTTCGTACCCAGGTAGACATTATAGCCGCCTGACGTATTTTGCCCCCCGGCATTGTCGCCCACAAAAAAGTTGGCCGTGCCGGTCGTATTGCTCGAGCCCGCGTTGGTCCCCAGCATCAGGTTTGAGGAACCAGTGGTGTTATTCAGCCCGGCCTGTACGCCGATGAACGTGTTGAAACCGCCACTCGTCGTAGACGCCCCGGCCTGAAATCCGATCATGGTATTCGCCGAGGCCGTAGCCGATACGCCGGCCCGATGACCAACGAGCGTGTTCTGCGCAGCGGTCTGTGCAGCCGCGCCCGCTGAATACCCCATCAGAACGTTAGTGCCCCCTGCCTGCGGAAGGGTCAGAAAGCTACTTCCATTTGCCTGAATAGATTTACCGGCGGGCAGGTTCAGATCACCCTCTATGGTCAATGGGGTATTGGCCGGAGGAGCGATCGACTGGGCGTACAAGGCGGGGGTTAGCAGACCAGCCAGCAAAACGGAGGGCAGTAAATTTTTTTTCATAAAGCCTGACAACAACGGGATGGATGCGTCCTGAATTAAACAGTTTTTCCTAACCCATCTTATGAGCTTGGCAATCGATGGATTAGGTTCCGGACCAAAGTTAACATTTTTCGCAAATCATTAACAACGGTCATTTTTTTCAGCGCGCTTTTTTTACAAAACTTTTATTGGTCATACTATCAGTTAGGAAAGAAAATGAACCAATAAGCCCGTGGAGTGTGCCGGATTGACTCCACGGGCCTGATTCAAAATTACGTAAAGCGACCGCGTTTAATCCATTAAAAATTTTTAACCCGGTTTTCTTCCAGTTATCGCCCGATTTTCTTTCCGGAAAGCCGCCGTTTCAGGGCGCGGTTTTCGCTTGCCAGCTGTTCGACCTTTTTGTTGATCTGCACTACATACAGGGTTAACTCTTCAATTTTTTCCAGAAGTTTGGCGTCCATGCGGGCCATATCAACTCCCTCCTGAACCACCTGCTCCGCCGAAGGTACGCCTGGCAGATGCTGGTTGGCTTTAACGTACCGCTCCACTTCTGCAAGCGGCTTGAGCTGATAATCTGGGGCAAATACGTAATCGCTCCAGTCACGGCTATTCCTGACCGCCACTTTCACCTTCTCGGTCAAAATTCCTTTGCTTACAAACAGATTGTACTCGGCCGGAGTACGGCCAACACCCGTGCCGATTATCACTGCATCGCCTTCCCGACTTTGCAGGGTCCGCCCCGTACGGACCCATAAGCCTTCGGCGCTGGATGCGGTAGCTTCAGCACCAGCGCGAGCGCCACTAACGTAATTGGCCAGAATTACATTGCCGGTTGCATCGACGGTCAGGAACTTGCTACTGTTAATAGCAGAGGTGTTGGCGGAGGTCAGGTTAGTGAACTTGAGACCAGACAAACCGTTCGTGCCGCTGGCTACTTCCAGTCTGGCCGTTGGCGCTGTCGTGCCAATACCCACACTGGCGTCGGTTGCGCCCAGAACAACCGCGTTGGAAACGGTTACTTTCGCATTGGCCCCAAACGCACTGGCATTTTGCAGGCCCGAAGCTGCGGCATCGGCCCGGAAGCCGATGAAGGTATTCGTCAGCCCGCCACTGTTGGTCCGGCCGCTTTCGAAGCCAATGGCTACGTTGTTATCACCATTAACGCCCGCGCCATTCCCCGCGTTGGCGCCCAGATAGACGTTGAAGCCACCCGAAACATTCTGCCCACCGGCGTTATCACCCAGAAAGTAATTGCCCGATCCGGTGGTATTGTTCAACCCGGCATTAGTACCCATCATGTAATTACTGGAGCCGGTGGTATTGCTGGCCCCGGTCTGAACACCGATAAAGGTATTGAACTGACCCGTGGTATTTCCATAGCCCGACCGATAGCCGATGAACGTATTGGCCGTACCGACGTTGTTATAGCCGGTGTTAAAGCCCAGGAACGTATTCTGGACGCCGGTCTGGTTCAAATACCCCGCCTTACTGCCGATCATTACGTTTCCGTTGACGCTCGTATTAGCCCCCGCTGAGTCGCCAAGCATTACGTTATAACGGGCCGTCTGCAGATTGTAGCCCGCCCGAACTCCATACGCTACGTTGGCATAACCAGTGGTGCTGTTATACCCCGCCTGAAAACCACCAAAGGTGTTGTTGAAACCTGTTTTGTTGTTAAAACCGGCCTGTGCGCCTTCAAACAGATTCTCCCGGCCCAGCGTATTGTTACGCCCGGCCTGCGCGCCCACAAACGTATTGTTGATAGCCGATGAGTTCAGCACGCCCGCGTAATAGCCAATAAAGGTATTATAGGTTCCCGTGGTGTTGCTCAGGCCTGCCTGGCCGCCCACAAACGTGCTGTAGCTGCCGACCGTCATGTTTTTGCCCGCCGACCGACCCAGCAGAACGGTGTACCCCGCCGTCATGGACGAATTGCCGGCGTCAATACCAGCAATAACGTTGTTATTACCGGGCGTAGGTGAATTGGGTGAAGTGACAACGATGTTGTCCTGAGCCTGTACTTTCAAGGTGACTAGTGAACTGAACAGACCCACAAGGGCTAGAAATGAATAGGTAGAGCGTAGTTGCATACACATGAATCTGAGGTGATAGTGGTCAAAAGTACCGAACCCATTCTGCACTCGCTACGCCGGTCGACCGACATTTACTGACTGGTAGCTGAACGGCCCGGCCGGCGTAGCGAGGGGCTTCCATGCGTTTGCTGAATTCAGTTGCCTGAACGTATAATCGGCGGCAGGACAATAGGCGAATGAAAGCAAACAACCGCCCGGCCGAAGCCAGGCGGTTGTGTTGTAAGCTTCATTACGTAAGCAACTAATGACGGTTTTTCAGTTGCTGTCTGATCTGCTGGTTCTCCTTCTTAAGCTGCTGGTTTTCTTTTTCCAGTTGCTCCAGACGTTTGTTCATCTGCATCAGGTACAGCATGGTTTCCTCTACTTTTTCGAGCAGTTTGGCATCCATCTTACCCACGTCCACGCCGTCTTTCACCACTTCAGCCGCCGAGGGTACGCCCGGTAGGTGACGGTGGGTTTTTACGAACGCTTCTACTTCGGCCAGTGGCTTCAGGCGGTAGCCGTTGGCAAAGACGTAGTCGGCCCATTCGCTGGTGTTGCGGATTGCCACTTTCACCTTTTCGGTCAGGATACCATCCTGTACAAACAGCCGATAACCGACCGGCGTTTTGCTGATCTTATCGCCAATAACAACGCCGGTTCCGGTATTCTGCAAATATTGACCGTTCAGTTTCCAGAGTCCGTCAATGGCGGCTTCGCGGCTGCCGCTGGCAAAGTTGGCCAGAATCACATTACCCGTCGCGTCAACGGTCAGGAACTTGCTGACGTTCAGGCTGGCGGGCGATGCACTTGTCAGCTGGGTCAGTTTCAGGCCCGAGCTGTTGGTGGTGCTGCTCACCACTTCCAGTTTAGCCGTGGGGGCCGTGGTACCGATACCCACGTTGACATTACTGCCCAGCACCAGGGCGTTGGAAGTCGTTACCCTGGCGTTGGCACCAATGGCAGCCGCATTTTGCAGTCCCGACGCGCCCGCATCGGCCCGGAAGCCCACGAACGTATTGGTGATACCGCCGGTGTTCGTTTTTCCACTCTCAAAGCCAATGGCGACGTTGTTATCGCCGTTGACACCCACTCCGTTACCGGCGTTGGTGCCCAGATAGACGTTGAAGCCACCCGAAACATTCTGCCCACCGGCGTTGTCGCCCAGGAAGAAGTTGGCTGTACCCGTGGTGTTGCTCACCCCGGCATTGGTGCCCATGATAAAGTTCGATGAACCCGTGGTGTTGTTCAGACCCGCCTGCACGCCCATGAAGGTATTGAAGCTTCCCGTGGTTGTACGCAGACCCGCGCGGTAACCGATGAACGTATTCGCACGCCCGTTGCTGAAATAGCCCGCCGAGTCGCCCACAAAGGTCGCCTGCACGCCTGTTGTGTTTGAATAACCAGCTTTTGAGCCGATAAAGGTATTCCAGGAAGCCAGGTTCTTATAACCGGCCGAATCGCCCACGGCTACGTTATTGGTGCCGGTCTGGTTCGAGAACAGGGCTTTTGGCCCCAGAGCCACGTTGCTACCCCCGCTGGTGTTCGAAGCCCCGGCGCCGGTCCCAACGAACAGGTTTTCGCCAGTGCCTGCCGAACCACCCGTTACCGTCACCGACGTAATGGCCGTAGCCGTCTGGCTGGCTGCATCCGATACCTTTACCGTGAACGACTGAGCGCCGGTAGCGGTCAGGTTCGTTACCGTAGCGGTGTTGCCATTGGGCGTGATCGTACCCGGTCCGCTGAACGTATAGCTATACGGAGCCGTACCACCCGATACCGTTGCCGACAGCGTAGTCGAACCCGCCGACGTAACCTGCGTAGGATTGGCAGTAAGCGTAACGGCCAACGGACTCGAATCACCCGGCAGAGCCGCTAAGTTAAAGCGTGCCGATACCGGATTGTGGTCTGAAGTCGTTGCCCCATACGGTCCCTCGATGCCGGTAGCCGGTAACAGAACATTGGTCGAGTTGCCGACATAGGCAGGAGCCAGCTCATTCGAGATGGTGATATGATCAATGAAACTCGCCGATGAGTTAAACGTTACGCAGCCTGTGGCTTCAAGGGGTTTGGTGATGACCTGGTAGTTGGCCGCATCCTGATCGAAAGCGGCATAGGTTGATGGCTGCCCCGACGTAATCGACGTCAGAATCTGGTCGTTGTAGTCACCAAGCAGGATAATGTTTGCATTGGGATAGTTCTGATCCAGTTCAGCTTTCAGATCCAGAATGTCCTGTTTCCGGCGGTTATAATCGGCCGTAGCGCTGCCCGATTTGGCGTGGATACCCACGACGTGAATCTTGCGCGTAACGCCGTTGATAGTTACGTTCGCTACGAACAGGTACGGTAACCGGCCCGACGCCCAGCCGTTTGAGGACGGATATGAGTACTTATCCATCAGTAGAGGCTTGCTCTCCGCCAGCACCGGCGTTACGGTTGCGGTGTTATACAGGACGCAAACCTTCTGCGCGTATCGGGTTGGACCAAAGACAGTTCCGTCACTGTTTACGGTCTGATCGCATTCGTTCTGGAAGTAATATGAAAATCGGTTCGAGCACACGTAGCTATAACTGCCCGGCAGCGAACTAACAACCTGGGCGTAGCGAGCCTCATCACTTACTTCTTCGTCAACAATGATGTCGGCGTTCAGCTTCTCGAATACAGCCTTTACGTTCCGGGCCTGCTTGTCTTCATCAACCGGTCCCTGGTCGGCATACGGCCGGGTAGTTGGTGCGGTGGGACAGGTAATTGAACCCGCATCAGCTCCAAAGAATTCTACGTTCCAGGTGCTGATATCGAAGGTCTGATCGCGGGTCAGTTCCGAGCCACCCGTACCGCCACAAATCTGATCCGCCAGCGTAGCTCCCGGCACGTCGGACAGAATCCGGGGAAACAACTCTGTGATGTTCGTTGCCCCACTCGTAAAATGATCGCTGATACCGACGATATCTACCGGGCCCGAAGGCTTGGTCGCCCCGTTCAGTTCCGAAGCACCTTTGATGTACAGCGTACCGGTTGATGAACCCGCCGTCAGCGTGTACGACGTACTGCTGAAGGTGGGAGCCGTGCCACTGATGGTTACGCCCAGCACTTTTACGAGCAAACCTTCATTGGCGGGCAGCTGATCGAGCGTCACCACTTTCGGCTCGGGAATTCTGGGCGTTCCCGCCACGACGGTATAACTGGTTATATCCAGTTCCCGGGCGCCCTGATACGTATTGATGACACCGGCCACCTGAATGGAATCGCCCAGCTGTACCTGGCTACCTACGGCTGTGGTGCTGTTGAAAACCGAAATGCCCGCCGTTGCGTCCTGAATGTAAAACTGCTTACCGCCAAACTGGCTGCTGACCGTAACGCGTCCGGCGACCTTACCACCCGGCAGCGATGCCGTAGAAGTTCCGTTGGGTTGCGCCCGGGCCACCGCGATAGTTGCAAAAGGAGCTGCCGGATCATTTACGGCCCCGCTTACCGTTACGTTCACCGACAGCGGTCCCGCTGTCGTACTGGTTGCATTTGAAACGGTCGCGCTCACCGGCCCGGCGGTGGCACCCGTCAGACGGACCCGAATAACGGCATCAACGTTACCGCTGGCGGGCGTAATGGAGAGAGTCGGTGTGTAGATACTACCATCATTGCTGATTTCAACGCCCGCCGTGGCCGAGATGTTGACGGGCTGCGTCAGGTTTCGTCCCGTCAGCGTGTACGAGCCTGGCGCCGAGGTAGTCCCCACATTGGTCATCAGGTTGGAGATGGTTACCGGGGTGGCCGTTAAGGTCGGATTTGTCGATG is from Spirosoma taeanense and encodes:
- a CDS encoding endonuclease/exonuclease/phosphatase family protein, giving the protein MSKFYQRFYNRLFVMLCCGLSLAMPVLAQVSVTPSSTTLTETFNTLVTSGTATYEQNTTIPGVYAERTGTGTTITASNGGSNAGALYSFGTGTETDRALGSVGSGGAAAGSFAYGIRLQNNTGFTITSLQVTYAGEQWRNSGAAAQTVTFSYLVSASPITSLSVAAGAVPTGYTAVPSLDFTSPISGTTVASGALNGNAADNRTVKTYTITGLSVANGQEVMLRWYDADQTGSDHGLSIDDVSIVPTTDAPSTNPTLTATPVTISNLMTNVGTTSAPGSYTLTGRNLTQPVNISATAGVEISNDGSIYTPTLSITPASGNVDAVIRVRLTGATAGPVSATVSNATSTTAGPLSVNVTVSGAVNDPAAPFATIAVARAQPNGTSTASLPGGKVAGRVTVSSQFGGKQFYIQDATAGISVFNSTTAVGSQVQLGDSIQVAGVINTYQGARELDITSYTVVAGTPRIPEPKVVTLDQLPANEGLLVKVLGVTISGTAPTFSSTSYTLTAGSSTGTLYIKGASELNGATKPSGPVDIVGISDHFTSGATNITELFPRILSDVPGATLADQICGGTGGSELTRDQTFDISTWNVEFFGADAGSITCPTAPTTRPYADQGPVDEDKQARNVKAVFEKLNADIIVDEEVSDEARYAQVVSSLPGSYSYVCSNRFSYYFQNECDQTVNSDGTVFGPTRYAQKVCVLYNTATVTPVLAESKPLLMDKYSYPSSNGWASGRLPYLFVANVTINGVTRKIHVVGIHAKSGSATADYNRRKQDILDLKAELDQNYPNANIILLGDYNDQILTSITSGQPSTYAAFDQDAANYQVITKPLEATGCVTFNSSASFIDHITISNELAPAYVGNSTNVLLPATGIEGPYGATTSDHNPVSARFNLAALPGDSSPLAVTLTANPTQVTSAGSTTLSATVSGGTAPYSYTFSGPGTITPNGNTATVTNLTATGAQSFTVKVSDAASQTATAITSVTVTGGSAGTGENLFVGTGAGASNTSGGSNVALGPKALFSNQTGTNNVAVGDSAGYKNLASWNTFIGSKAGYSNTTGVQATFVGDSAGYFSNGRANTFIGYRAGLRTTTGSFNTFMGVQAGLNNTTGSSNFIMGTNAGVSNTTGTANFFLGDNAGGQNVSGGFNVYLGTNAGNGVGVNGDNNVAIGFESGKTNTGGITNTFVGFRADAGASGLQNAAAIGANARVTTSNALVLGSNVNVGIGTTAPTAKLEVVSSTTNSSGLKLTQLTSASPASLNVSKFLTVDATGNVILANFASGSREAAIDGLWKLNGQYLQNTGTGVVIGDKISKTPVGYRLFVQDGILTEKVKVAIRNTSEWADYVFANGYRLKPLAEVEAFVKTHRHLPGVPSAAEVVKDGVDVGKMDAKLLEKVEETMLYLMQMNKRLEQLEKENQQLKKENQQIRQQLKNRH